The Bacillus sp. Y1 genome includes the window GAGCCCATAATCTGAGAGAAACAAGACAAAGTGCGGTTGCTCATGCAGAATTACTTGCCATAGAAAAAGCTTGTGAAGAATTAGGGACATGGAGGCTTGAAGGAGCAACTCTATATGTAACGCTGGAGCCTTGTCCGATGTGTGCTGGAGCAATCATTATGTCACGAGTAGAAAAGGTTGTGTTTGGAGCAAGTGACCCAAAGGGTGGTTGTGCCGGAACATTTATGAACTTATTATCCGACGAAAGATTTAATCATCAAAGTGAAGTGTGCTCTGGTGTGCTAGAAAAGGAATGTGGCGAGCTATTAAGTAATTTCTTTCGTAGCATTCGGCTAAAAAAGAAGGAAGAAAAAAAGAAAAGAAATGACGCAAAAGATAACTTACAGTAATTTACAGTTGTAAAACATTGATTTTTAACAGGAAAGAAAGTATACTAAATTATGCGTCGTCAGTGACGCACTTAAATTAGGTTTCAATTTTGCCGTGCTAGGTGGGGAGGTAGCGGTGCCCTGTACTCGCAATCCGCTCTAGCGAGACTGAATCCCTTCCCGAGGCTGGTTGCCTGTAGGGTCTGCCTTAAGCAAGTGGTGTTGACGCCCGGGTCCTGCGCAATGGGAATCCATGAACCATGTCAGGTCCGGAAGGAAGCAGCATTAAGTGGACGCTCCCATGTGCCGCGGGGTTGCCTGGGCCGAGCTAACTACTTAAGTAACGCTTATGGGCGCCAGTCGACGGAAGGTGCACGGCAGTTAAATGATAATAGCAAACTCATCTCTTCTACAAGAGGTGAGTTTTTTGCATATATAGCTAAAGATTTCTTAAACAGCCTTTGTAAAAAGGATTTTCTTTACGTTATAATAAAAAAGACCATATATAGGAGGGGGCTTGTCTGTGGCTTATCAAGCTCTATATCGTGTTTGGCGTCCTCAAACATTTATTGATGTCGTTGGACAAGAACATGTAACAAAGACTTTGCAAAACGCCCTGCTTCAGCAGAAAATTTCACATGCTTACTTGTTTTCTGGACCGAGAGGAACTGGGAAAACAAGTGCGGCAAAGATTTTTGCAAAAGCGGTTAACTGTGAAAATTCGCCCGCAAACGAACCATGTAATGTTTGTCCTGCTTGCTTAGGTATTACGGATGGGTCGATTCCAGATGTCATTGAAATAGATGCAGCTTCTAACAATGGGGTCGAGGAAATAAGGGATATAAGAGACAAAGTAAAATTTGCTCCAAGTTCTGTGAAGTATAAGGTCTATATCGTTGATGAAGTCCATATGCTTTCTATCGGAGCTTTTAATGCTTTACTTAAGACTTTGGAGGAACCGCCAAGACATGTCATCTTTATTTTAGCGACAACAGAACCGCATAAAATTCCACTTACCATCATCTCAAGATGTCAGCGGTTTGATTTTAAGAGGATATCTGCTCATTCAATTGTTAATCGAATGAAGACAATTGTAGATGAAACAGGTGTTCGCTATGAGGAAAAAGCGCTACAAGTCGTTGCGAGAGCCGCAGAAGGTGGAATGCGTGATGCGCTTAGTTTACTTGATCAGGCCATTTCGTTTAGCCGTGATGAAGTAACAGTAGAAGATGCATTAACAGTTACAGGTTCAGTATCTCAAGGGTTGTTAAACCAGTTGGCTACAGCCATAAAAGAAAGAGATGCAGCAAAAGCGTTGGAAGCGTTAGAGGAGTTATTATTTTTAGGTAAGGATCCGTCAAGATTTATTGAGGACTTTATCCTTTATTACCGTGATATGCTTCTTTTCAAGGCCGCGCCAAATTTAGAGGAATCATTCGAACGAGTATTACTTGATGATGAATTTAAGCAATTAGCTGAAGCTGTTAATCAAGAAGATATCTATCAAATTATTGAGACGTTAAATAAATCTCAACAGGAGATGCGCTGGACAAACCATCCTCGCATATTTTTAGAAGTAGCAGTAGTAAAACTTTGTCAAATGAAAGTTAGCGATAATGGTAAACAAACTAGTTCTATTGAGATTGATTCTTTGTTGAGTAAAATATCTAGCCTTGAGGAACAACTATCAGATCTAAGAAAAAATGGTATTGCGGTAACGAGTGATCAAGCTGCTAATACTACGAATCAAGCAAAACCAGCTCGTACCTCACGAAGAGGGTTCCAGGCACCAACGGGGAAAATAAATGAGATCCTGAAGAGTGCCACAAAACCTGATTTAACGCTTGTAAAAAGCAAATGGGGAGAATTGTTAGGGAAACTTGTATATAATCAAATGAGATCACAAGCGGCATTACTAAACGAGGCAGAACCAGTTGCAGCTTCAACAACCGCATTGGTGATTAGTTTTAAATATGAGATTCATTGTCAAATGGCTATGGATAACGATCGATTCTTAACAGTCTTATCCGACTTAACCCAAGAATTAATAGGGCGCCGTTTATCTGTTGTCGGAGTCCCAGAGGAACAATGG containing:
- the tadA gene encoding tRNA adenosine(34) deaminase TadA; translation: MKDETYMLEAIKEAKKAEKLQEVPIGAVIVINDHIVARAHNLRETRQSAVAHAELLAIEKACEELGTWRLEGATLYVTLEPCPMCAGAIIMSRVEKVVFGASDPKGGCAGTFMNLLSDERFNHQSEVCSGVLEKECGELLSNFFRSIRLKKKEEKKKRNDAKDNLQ
- the dnaX gene encoding DNA polymerase III subunit gamma/tau, whose amino-acid sequence is MAYQALYRVWRPQTFIDVVGQEHVTKTLQNALLQQKISHAYLFSGPRGTGKTSAAKIFAKAVNCENSPANEPCNVCPACLGITDGSIPDVIEIDAASNNGVEEIRDIRDKVKFAPSSVKYKVYIVDEVHMLSIGAFNALLKTLEEPPRHVIFILATTEPHKIPLTIISRCQRFDFKRISAHSIVNRMKTIVDETGVRYEEKALQVVARAAEGGMRDALSLLDQAISFSRDEVTVEDALTVTGSVSQGLLNQLATAIKERDAAKALEALEELLFLGKDPSRFIEDFILYYRDMLLFKAAPNLEESFERVLLDDEFKQLAEAVNQEDIYQIIETLNKSQQEMRWTNHPRIFLEVAVVKLCQMKVSDNGKQTSSIEIDSLLSKISSLEEQLSDLRKNGIAVTSDQAANTTNQAKPARTSRRGFQAPTGKINEILKSATKPDLTLVKSKWGELLGKLVYNQMRSQAALLNEAEPVAASTTALVISFKYEIHCQMAMDNDRFLTVLSDLTQELIGRRLSVVGVPEEQWQTIRAGFIKTNRDGESEQGDLGKENEEDPVVSEAIKLFGSELVEIKE